In Shinella zoogloeoides, the genomic window TCATCCTTTCAGAGCCTGCTTCGTCCACTGGTAGGGCGTCTGGCCGGCATGGGGCTCACGGCCAATCAGGTGACGCTGGTGGCGGCCGTCGTTTCCGTCGGGATCGGCGCGCTTCTCCTCGCCCGGCCCGAGCCGGCGCTCTTCGCGCTCGTCCCGGTCTGGATGTTCCTGCGCATGGCCTTCAACGCCGTCGACGGCATGCTGGCCCGCGAGCATGGCCAGAAAAGCGCGCTCGGCGGCTATCTCAACGAGATCGCGGATGTCGTTTCGGATGCCGCACTCTATGTGCCTTTCGCGCTGATCGCGCCCTTTTCCCTGCCCTGGCTGGCGGCGATCATCTTCCTCGCGACGCTGACGGAGTTCGCAGGCGTGCTCGGCGTCGCCCATGGCAATGGCCGGAACTACGAGGGGCCGATGGGCAAGAGCGACCGGGCGCTGCTCTTCGGCGCGCTGGGCGCGCTGGTGGCGGGCTTCGGCACGCTGCCGGAATGGACGTGGCACATCCAGCCGATGGCCTGCGTGCTGCTCGCCTGGACGGTCGTCAACCGCGTCCGGGCCGGCCTTGCCGAAACCTGACTAGCGTTTGTCGCCAAACCGGCGCGGCGTCGGTCGGCCGGTCACCTGCTCCCAGTGCTCGTCGGCGCGCCGCTCGAAGGTCGCGGCATCGCGCGCGTCGCTCTGGTAGAAGGCGCCGCGGGCAACGTCCGGGGCATAGACCTGATCGCTCCAGCCGCGCCCGTCGTCGTGCGGGAAGGCGTAGCCGACATGGCCGAGCGCCGCCGCGCCCTTGTAATGCGCATCGCGCAGATGCATCGGCACGGAGGACGGCGCTTCGTTCGCCACATGGGCAAGCGCCAGCGATATGCCGCGGCAGGCGGCGTTTGATTTCGGCGCGCGGGCGACGTGCAGAGCGGCATGGGCGAGCACGATCTGCGCTTCCGGATAACCGATCTTCTCCACCGCATGCAGCGCCGCGACGGCGGTCTGGAGGGCGGTGTTGTCGGCGAGACCGACGTCCTCAGAGGCGTGGATCATGATGCGGCGGGCGATGTAGCGCGGGTCCTCGCCGCCGTGGATGAGCCGGGCAAGCCAGTAGAGCGTCGCGTCGGGATCGGAACCGCGCATCGATTTCACGAAAGCCGAGACGACGTCGTAATGCGCATCGCCCGAGCGGTCGTGATTGACGGGCGCGGCGGCATAGGCTTCCTCGACCATCGCTTCCGTGACGATCACGGGCTCGCCTGCCGCGTGGCCGACCGCAAGGCTTTCCAGCACCGTCAGCGCGCGGCGGGCATCGCCGCCCGAGCGGCCGGCGATCCGGCGCAGCATGGCCGGTTCCAGCCGAACCTCGATGCCCCGGTCGGCGAGATGACGGAGGCCGCGCCGGACCACTTCCTCCATCTCCTCGATGGCCAACGGCTCCAGCTTGAGGATGGTCGAGCGCGAGATGAGCGCGGGCGTCAGCGTGTGGTAGGGATTGCCGGTGGTCGCGCCGATGAAGTCGGCAACGCCTTCCTCGCAGAGCGCCAGAAGGTGATCCTGCTGGGTGGCGCTGAAGCGATGCACCTCGTCGGCGAAGAGCAATGTCGGGCGCATGCGCGCCTCGTCCGCGATCTTGCGGATATCGGCGACGTTGTTGTGCGCGGCGTGCAGCGGACGGAAATTCTTGCCGAGCATGTTGCCGATGGCGCGGGCGATCGACGTTTTGCCGAGGCCCGGCGGGCCATAGAGGATGATGCTGCCGAGCCGCCCGGCCGCGATGCGTCGTCGCAACATCGTACCGGGGCCGATGACCTTTTCCTGCCCGATCACGTCGTCCAGCGTCGCCGGGCGCAGTTCAGCGGCAAGGGGCATCGAGCCGGTGCGCGGCGCGGCGTCGAAAAGATCGGTCATGGCTGCCCCCGTCGAAAGATTGTCCGTTCCGGCCGGGCTTCGCGAAAAAGGACCCGCTCGCCCGGCCGGATGACGTTCGTCTATCGGCCGGAGCAGGCAGGGTCAAAGGCATTTGTGGATGATTGCGGTCAATGCAGCCCGAAGAGGTTCAGCAGTTCCTCCCGGTGGCGCACGAATTCCGGCGCGCTGCGGTCACGCGGGCGCGGCAGGTCGATCTCGATCAGCCGCGGCGCCGCGTTCTTCTCGCGCGGCAGGATGAGGATGCGGTCGGCTAGATAGATCGCCTCCTCCAGATCGTGGGTGACGAGGATGGTGGTCACGTCCTCGTCGCGCCAGATGCGGGTCAGCTCCTGCTGCATGCTGATCTTCGTCATGG contains:
- a CDS encoding CDP-alcohol phosphatidyltransferase family protein, with product MSIYKLKSSFQSLLRPLVGRLAGMGLTANQVTLVAAVVSVGIGALLLARPEPALFALVPVWMFLRMAFNAVDGMLAREHGQKSALGGYLNEIADVVSDAALYVPFALIAPFSLPWLAAIIFLATLTEFAGVLGVAHGNGRNYEGPMGKSDRALLFGALGALVAGFGTLPEWTWHIQPMACVLLAWTVVNRVRAGLAET
- a CDS encoding replication-associated recombination protein A gives rise to the protein MTDLFDAAPRTGSMPLAAELRPATLDDVIGQEKVIGPGTMLRRRIAAGRLGSIILYGPPGLGKTSIARAIGNMLGKNFRPLHAAHNNVADIRKIADEARMRPTLLFADEVHRFSATQQDHLLALCEEGVADFIGATTGNPYHTLTPALISRSTILKLEPLAIEEMEEVVRRGLRHLADRGIEVRLEPAMLRRIAGRSGGDARRALTVLESLAVGHAAGEPVIVTEAMVEEAYAAAPVNHDRSGDAHYDVVSAFVKSMRGSDPDATLYWLARLIHGGEDPRYIARRIMIHASEDVGLADNTALQTAVAALHAVEKIGYPEAQIVLAHAALHVARAPKSNAACRGISLALAHVANEAPSSVPMHLRDAHYKGAAALGHVGYAFPHDDGRGWSDQVYAPDVARGAFYQSDARDAATFERRADEHWEQVTGRPTPRRFGDKR